A stretch of the Vigna radiata var. radiata cultivar VC1973A chromosome 7, Vradiata_ver6, whole genome shotgun sequence genome encodes the following:
- the LOC106766440 gene encoding protein SENSITIVE TO PROTON RHIZOTOXICITY 1, whose protein sequence is MPNTTQQFPINNINFNHDSLHVSLRNLSQLSTRMDSLQTFVSQSIQSHTLLTHHQMNIVSNEILTAIRHLITNGAALVAASEDVLSLSETPTSEYSPNRNTNQTNVVELDAVELLAQHLHFCEVCGKGFTRDANLRMHMRAHGDEFKTADALASRARGDTRWKTTRFSCPFEGCNRNKMHKKFRPLKSVFCLRNHFKRSHCPKTMSCERCRKKSFAVLSDLRSHMKQCRGEATWKCSCGTTFSRKDKLFGHVALFEGHLPMLEEDKETSAGPAATAVEGLVKESDGGLNGLPEGFFDGLDEFGFGSTESTSSPEETSSWGFPQMETHF, encoded by the coding sequence ATGCCAAACACCACTCAGCAATTCCCAATCAACAACATCAACTTCAACCACGATTCCCTGCATGTTTCCCTTCGCAACCTCTCCCAACTCAGCACACGAATGGATTCGCTTCAGACCTTTGTCTCCCAATCCATTCAATCTCACACTCTCCTCACACACCACCAAATGAACATAGTATCCAACGAGATCCTAACCGCAATTCGCCACCTCATCACCAACGGCGCAGCCTTAGTCGCCGCGTCGGAGGACGTGCTTTCCCTTTCGGAGACTCCCACGTCGGAATACTCTCCCAACCGAAATACCAACCAAACAAACGTGGTGGAGCTGGACGCCGTGGAACTCCTGGCGCAGCACCTCCACTTCTGCGAGGTGTGCGGGAAGGGCTTCACGCGCGACGCCAACCTTAGGATGCACATGCGCGCCCACGGGGACGAGTTCAAGACTGCGGACGCGCTCGCGAGCAGGGCGCGTGGCGATACGCGTTGGAAAACGACGCGGTTCTCGTGCCCCTTCGAAGGATGCAACCGCAACAAGATGCATAAAAAGTTCAGGCCGTTGAAGTCGGTGTTCTGTCTGAGGAACCACTTCAAGAGGAGCCACTGCCCCAAAACGATGTCGTGCGAGCGGTGTCGGAAGAAGAGCTTCGCGGTGCTCTCGGACTTGAGGAGTCACATGAAGCAATGTCGGGGAGAGGCCACATGGAAGTGCTCGTGCGGAACCACGTTTTCGCGGAAGGACAAGCTGTTCGGACACGTGGCGCTGTTCGAGGGGCATTTGCCTATGCTTGAAGAGGACAAGGAGACTTCGGCGGGGCCGGCGGCGACGGCGGTGGAAGGGTTGGTGAAGGAAAGTGACGGTGGTTTGAATGGGTTACCTGAAGGGTTCTTTGATGGATTGGATGAATTTGGATTTGGTTCAACTGAAAGCACATCTTCACCGGAAGAAACTTCGTCTTGGGGTTTCCCACAAATGGAAACTCatttctaa
- the LOC106767190 gene encoding tubulin-folding cofactor C, with amino-acid sequence MEDETEKQKKHLAMVERLSKRPQSRSTNPESSTESTSSVLSHFSQLKTSIEFQLQQSQSLSSDPPNLKLHFQNISESISDLEKLVAQNSYLLPSYDVRTSLKTVSDLRQSLQNLTNQLIPKTRFSFKNKPTKKDPKDTAIPQPKQPPQSSIPDTRLAARESPGFRNKVGEVLVAEFRGSEVGEFAVSDLDSCEVRIIGSVRALFVHRLKNCRVYVGPVTGSVLIEEAEGCVFVMASHQIRIHSARKSDFYLRVRSKPIIEDSNGVRFAPYCLSYPGIEEDLRGAGLDTETGNWENVDDFRWLRAVQSPNWSVLPESERVGIVDVSNLKNGDEEI; translated from the coding sequence ATGGAAGACGAAACAGAGAAACAGAAGAAGCACTTAGCAATGGTGGAAAGGCTTTCGAAGCGCCCCCAAAGCCGTTCAACAAACCCCGAATCTTCGACAGAATCTACCTCCTCCGTCCTCTCACACTTCTCCCAACTTAAAACCTCTATAGAGTTTCAACTCCAACAATCCCAATCGCTTTCCTCCGATCCACCAAACCTCAAACTCCATTTCCAGAACATCTCCGAATCAATCTCCGATTTGGAAAAACTCGTTGCCCAAAACTCCTACCTCCTACCCTCTTACGACGTCCGAACCTCCCTCAAAACCGTCTCCGACCTAAGACAATCCCTCCAAAACCTCACCAACCAACTCATCCCCAAAACCAGATTCTCCTTCAAGAATAAACCCACCAAGAAGGACCCCAAGGACACCGCTATTCCGCAACCCAAACAACCCCCTCAATCCTCCATTCCCGACACGCGCCTCGCCGCGCGCGAATCTCCCGGCTTCAGAAACAAAGTTGGTGAGGTTTTAGTCGCCGAGTTCAGGGGCTCCGAGGTAGGGGAATTCGCCGTTTCGGATCTCGATTCCTGCGAAGTGAGGATAATAGGTTCCGTTAGGGCGCTTTTTGTACACCGGTTGAAGAATTGTAGGGTTTACGTGGGGCCTGTGACTGGCTCTGTTCTTATTGAGGAAGCTGAGGGTTGCGTTTTCGTGATGGCTTCGCATCAGATTCGGATTCACTCTGCCAGAAAAAGCGATTTCTACCTTAGGGTTAGGAGTAAGCCAATAATTGAGGACAGTAACGGCGTGAGGTTTGCGCCGTATTGTTTGAGTTACCCAGGGATCGAGGAGGATCTTCGAGGCGCCGGTCTCGACACCGAGACCGGGAATTGGGAAAATGTGGATGATTTCCGGTGGCTGCGGGCGGTGCAGTCTCCGAATTGGTCGGTTTTGCCGGAGAGTGAAAGGGTCGGGATTGTTGATGTATCGAATTTGAAAAATGGGGATGAGGAAATTTGA